In the Bacteroidia bacterium genome, AAGCATCGAAGCTCTAACATTGCGTGTAGCACCATTCTTTTGATATTTAAACGCTAAGCACAAAATTTTGGATATACGCAAAAATGGACATTAAATGCTAATCCAAAATTTTATGCTATACGCGTAGGTCTAAGGGCAAAATGAACGGTGCCAACGCAAGGCTCGTTAGCAGGCATTGAAGAAACGACGATCATAATAAAAAGATAAAATGATAAAAAGAGTTATAATAATTTTGGTTCTACTATCGACAAATTTTGCTTACAGTCAAAACTGTAATTGTTCCGATATATTTCTTTGGCTAAAAGAGACTATTGAAAAGAATGATGCAGGATTCACATATGCGATAAGTCAAAAAGGAGAAACAGAATATAAAAGATATACCGATGGTTTTATTGGTAGAATCAAGACAATTAAAACTAAAGAAGAATGTGTTGTAGTTCTTTCCAACTGGTTGACTTTTTTTCGTAAAGGACATTTATGGTTGGGCATAGATTCTAAAAATAGTCCTAAACAAATTGATAAAGAAAAGATACTTGACCAATTTAAAAATTGGGAGAAATACACATATCAGGAAAAAGAATTTAATGCTTATATATCAAAATTAACAGAACCAGGAATTGAAGGTATTTGGTCATCTCCGCCATATACATTAGGTATTAAAAAAGTAAATGATGAGTATATCGGATTTATTATTGAAGCAGATGAAATATATTGGTCAAAAGACCAAATTAAGCTAAGAGTTAAAAATACAAATGGAAAATTGACTGCAACATATTATATGCAGGATCATTCAGCTAAAGAATTAAAAGATGTAAAATTGCTAGGAAATAATTATTTACAAATGGATTGGATTACATTAAAAAGATTAAAACCTATATTTACACCTGACCAATCAATAGATTTGTATTTTAAGCTTTTAACTACAGATATACCTATAGTTGAAAAATTAAATGAAAAAACTGTTCTTCTTCGTATTCCATCATTTGAAATGTACGCAAAAAAAAATATTGATAGTATCATATCTGCTAATCTTCGGGTAATAACAAATACTGAGAATTTAATTATTGATTTGCGATACAATGGAG is a window encoding:
- a CDS encoding peptidase S41, which codes for MIKRVIIILVLLSTNFAYSQNCNCSDIFLWLKETIEKNDAGFTYAISQKGETEYKRYTDGFIGRIKTIKTKEECVVVLSNWLTFFRKGHLWLGIDSKNSPKQIDKEKILDQFKNWEKYTYQEKEFNAYISKLTEPGIEGIWSSPPYTLGIKKVNDEYIGFIIEADEIYWSKDQIKLRVKNTNGKLTATYYMQDHSAKELKDVKLLGNNYLQMDWITLKRLKPIFTPDQSIDLYFKLLTTDIPIVEKLNEKTVLLRIPSFEMYAKKNIDSIISANLRVITNTENLIIDLRYNGGGSDYSYANILPLIYTNPIREVGAEYFSTPLNNKRMEDFINNNDFPENEKKWAKEGLEKLNKHLGEFVNLDSSFVSIYKSDTIYQFPKNVGIIINEGNGSTTEQFLLAAKQSKKVKLFGSTTMGVLDISNMYFIDSPCKDIKLGYSISKSKRIPEFTIDDKGIQPDFYIDSTISKYEWIDFVNKILCNE